The Thalassotalea piscium sequence TCACACAATACGTTGACTGTTAGATTATATCGGTAACTTGATGCCTCTGTCATTGCGTTCATGAGAAATAATCATTAATTAGGCTAAAAACTTTATATGTCCATTGTTGCTGTAGGTATTAATCATAAAACTGCGCCTGTTGCTGTTAGGGAAAAGATTTCTTTTAATCCTGATCAGTTAAGTATGGCATTGCAGGAAATGTTGCAACATGTGCAATGTAAAGAAGCAGCTATCCTATCTACGTGTAACCGAACAGAATTATATTTAGTACAAGATGGCGATGTTGCCCTTACTAAAGAAAGAATTATCCGTTGGTTAGAACAACATCATAATGTTCCAGCCTCAACGATTGGTCCTAGCCTATACTGGCATAACGATCATAAAGCAGTAAATCATATGATGCGCGTGGCGTGTGGTTTAGATTCACTAGTGTTAGGTGAGCCACAAATATTAGGTCAAATGAAGCAGGCTTATAGCCAAGCAAAAGCAGCAGGCTCTATGGCATTAGTGATGGACCGTTTGTTTCAGCGTACTTTTGGCGTTGCTAAACAAGTGCGAACTGAAACTGAAATTGGTACAAGTGCAGTGTCTGTTGCCTTTGCCTCAGTAAATTTAGCGAAGCATATTTTTGCAAATATAGAAAAAGCCAAAGTACTATTGGTAGGTGCTGGCGAGACCATTGAGTTAGTTGCTAAACATCTGTATGAAAATAAAGTAGAAAAGATAACGGTTGCTAACCGAACATTATCGCGTGCCGAAGGCATGGCAAAACAGATAGGTGCCGATGTAATAACACTGGCACAAATTCCAGAACGTATGGCCGATGCTGATATTGTAATTAGCTCAACAGGGAGTACTTTGCCTATTATTGGTAAAGGCATGGTTGAGCAAGCGTTACGTAAGCGCAAACACCGCCCTATCTTTATGGTTGACCTTGCGGTACCAAGAGATATAGAAGCACAAGTTTCAGATTTAGATGATGTGTTTTTATATACGGTTGATGATTTACAAAGTATTATTGCAAAAAACTTAGATAAACGTCGTAAGGCGGCAGTACAGGCAGAATCAATAGTTTCTAAGCAAACCGATGGTTTTATGGCTTGGCTGCGAGGGCTTAATACACAAGATACTGTGATTAGTTATCGCAATCAATGTATGGCAGAGCGCGACTTGCTACTTGAAAAAGCTTTACTTCAGCTCAGTGCTGATAAATCTCCCGAAGCAGTTGTTGCTGAATTAGCAACCAAATTAACAAATAAGTTTATGCATGCCCCGACAAGTGCTATTCAAACTGCTGCACAAGGTGGAGAACTAGATAAAATTGTTTACTTAAGAGAAATATTCGATCTTGACCAATCTAAATAGGTTCTTTGCCTACTACAAGATTAATTGCAACTAGCGTTATTAATCTTTACACTTGCCGACAATTTATTGTGTGTAATTGATCATCTTTAGATGGTCAATACCGACATATTTCTACCCATTTTAAGTAAGTTAATTTAATGAATAATTCTGTTTATCAAAAGCTTGAAGGTTTAGTTGAACGTTTTGAAGAGGTTCAAGCTTTATTGTCAGATCCTGACATTATTTCCAATCAAGAAAAATTTCAAGCACTCTCAAAAGAGTTTTCTCAATTAGAAGAGGTAACTCAAGCATTTAATGCCTTTCAGGAGGCTGAAGCTGACTTTGCAACTGCAGAAGAAATGCTTAAAGATGACGATCCTGATATGCGTGAAATGGCGCAAGAAGAATATAAATCAGCTAAACAAGCCGTAGAAGAACTCACCCACGGCTTGCAAATTTTATTATTACCAAGAGATAAAAATGATGATAATAACTGCTTTGTTGAAATTAGAGCAGGAGCAGGTGGTGATGAAGCCGCTATATTTGCTGGTGATTTATATCGTATGTATACCCGCTATTGTGAAAAGCAAGGATGGCGTATAGAAGTAATGAATATGAATGAAAGTGAGCAGGGTGGCTTTAAAGAAGTTATTTTTAAAATTACTGGTGCTAGTGTTTATGGGCAAATGAAATTTGAATCAGGTGGACACCGTGTTCAACGTGTGCCCGAAACTGAATCTCAAGGGCGAGTACACACGTCAGCATGTACAGTGGTAGTTATGCCAGAAATTCCCGAGTCTGAAGCTATTGAAATTAATAAAGCCGACTTAAAAATTGACACCTTTAGAGCATCTGGCGCTGGGGGACAACATGTTAACAAAACTGATTCAGCTATTCGTATCACACATATTCCTACAGGGGTTGTTGTAGAATGTCAGGATCAACGATCGCAGCATAAAAACAGAGCCCAAGCGATGTCAGTTTTACAAGCGAGACTGCAAGCTGCCGAAGATGAAA is a genomic window containing:
- the hemA gene encoding glutamyl-tRNA reductase, with the protein product MSIVAVGINHKTAPVAVREKISFNPDQLSMALQEMLQHVQCKEAAILSTCNRTELYLVQDGDVALTKERIIRWLEQHHNVPASTIGPSLYWHNDHKAVNHMMRVACGLDSLVLGEPQILGQMKQAYSQAKAAGSMALVMDRLFQRTFGVAKQVRTETEIGTSAVSVAFASVNLAKHIFANIEKAKVLLVGAGETIELVAKHLYENKVEKITVANRTLSRAEGMAKQIGADVITLAQIPERMADADIVISSTGSTLPIIGKGMVEQALRKRKHRPIFMVDLAVPRDIEAQVSDLDDVFLYTVDDLQSIIAKNLDKRRKAAVQAESIVSKQTDGFMAWLRGLNTQDTVISYRNQCMAERDLLLEKALLQLSADKSPEAVVAELATKLTNKFMHAPTSAIQTAAQGGELDKIVYLREIFDLDQSK
- the prfA gene encoding peptide chain release factor 1 → MNNSVYQKLEGLVERFEEVQALLSDPDIISNQEKFQALSKEFSQLEEVTQAFNAFQEAEADFATAEEMLKDDDPDMREMAQEEYKSAKQAVEELTHGLQILLLPRDKNDDNNCFVEIRAGAGGDEAAIFAGDLYRMYTRYCEKQGWRIEVMNMNESEQGGFKEVIFKITGASVYGQMKFESGGHRVQRVPETESQGRVHTSACTVVVMPEIPESEAIEINKADLKIDTFRASGAGGQHVNKTDSAIRITHIPTGVVVECQDQRSQHKNRAQAMSVLQARLQAAEDEKRRSEEESSRRNLVASGDRSERIRTYNYPQSRMTDHRINLTLYRLGEVMEGNLQLVIDPIMQENQADLLAALAEHH